One window of the Magnolia sinica isolate HGM2019 chromosome 19, MsV1, whole genome shotgun sequence genome contains the following:
- the LOC131235339 gene encoding F-box/kelch-repeat protein At1g23390 — protein sequence MEDQEEQAPLYGDLLDTVLSHVSLLDLVPASYVSKTWQRAVYSSIRSPTRAKPWLVLHIQSPRNPSATSTHAYDPHSHVWIRIPHVPVPHSSIIRSSHSNLLYMHSLSRLSLSRDALKTTWEDISAPRVWRLDPVIAVVGSHVVVAGGTCDFEDEPLAVELYDAASRTWRTCQPMPAIFKNSASATWLSTAVDDKKMYVLEKTNGGFCSFDPETETWGPTSNLCPNPSVFFSTIEFSGHRLMLFGLVGHPTNVETLSIWEVKCDTFECTEIGKMPPAMLEKLMDADSRLSSIGVSSTADFTYIYNPSDPKEIFCCDFSTGVCSWDTVRNSVIDDRNWMNRFTFTCSTVDIDALREIFCSGSGNFPSNFAGN from the coding sequence ATGGAAGATCAAGAAGAACAAGCTCCCCTCTATGGAGATCTACTAGATACAGTTCTCTCTCACGTGTCCCTCCTCGATCTCGTGCCAGCTTCGTACGTGTCAAAGACATGGCAACGGGCTGTCTACTCATCCATCCGCAGCCCGACACGTGCCAAACCGTGGCTTGTCCTCCACATCCAGAGCCCTCGGAATCCCTCCGCGACGAGCACGCACGCCTACGACCCCCACTCGCACGTGTGGATCCGAATACCGCACGTGCCGGTGCCTCACTCGTCGATCATCCGCTCCTCCCACTCGAACCTCCTCTACATGCACTCCTTATCCAGACTATCCCTCTCACGTGACGCTCTCAAAACCACGTGGGAAGACATCAGCGCACCGCGCGTGTGGAGGCTGGACCCAGTCATCGCGGTCGTCGGGTCCCACGTCGTCGTCGCTGGCGGCACGTGCGATTTCGAAGACGAACCACTGGCCGTCGAGCTCTACGACGCCGCGTCCCGCACGTGGCGTACGTGCCAGCCCATGCCGGCCATCTTCAAGAACTCCGCATCGGCCACTTGGCTATCGACAGCCGTCGACGATAAGAAAATGTACGTCTTGGAGAAAACCAACGGTGGATTTTGCTCGTTCGATCCAGAGACGGAGACGTGGGGACCCACATCGAATTTGTGCCCAAACCCATCTGTGTTTTTCTCCACCATTGAATTTTCCGGCCATCGTTTAATGCTATTCGgattggtgggccaccccacaaacGTTGAAACCTTAAGCATTTGGGAAGTGAAATGTGACACATTTGAGTGCACCGAGATCGGAAAAATGCCACCGGCGATGCTCGAAAAGCTCATGGATGCAGATTCACGGCTTTCGTCGATCGGCGTTTCATCGACGGCTGATTTTACTTACATTTATAATCCGTCCGATCCGAAAGAGATCTTCTGCTGCGACTTCAGCACTGGCGTCTGCAGCTGGGACACCGTTCGAAATTCGGTCATCGATGATCGGAATTGGATGAATAGATTCACGTTTACGTGTTCGACGGTTGATATCGACGCTCTTCGAGAGATTTTCTGTTCAGGGAGCGGGAATTTTCCGTCGAATTTCGCCGGAAATTGA